The sequence CTGGGTTATTACGTTGTCCGGTTTAATTGGGGGTATATTCCCAAAAAGTCGGAGCCATCCGCCGATTTATCGGCCGAGGCCAAAGAACTCGATGCTGTGATCGAGCATTTCCGCAAGGAATCCAAGGTTGACGCCGGCCGTGTTGTCTTAGCCGCGAAAAGTTTTGGGACTAAGGTCGCCATGCTGGGTCCCGAACAAAAGGCCAGGGCCTTGCTGCTGTTGACGCCCAATTGCGACGCCGAGCGGACGTTCCGTAAAACTTACCAGCCCGTTTTTGCTTCAACGAAAAAGGCGCATGTTGTTATTTCCGTCAATGATCCCTATTGTGATATCAATCAAATTCATGAAGCGCTCAAGGATTTGGGCTCTCGCGTGACCGTACATACGTTATTCGGGGATCATAATTTCGTTTTGAAAAGCGCGGCTTCCGATATCAATGAAAAAGCGGCTATTCAAAGCAGCTTAAACTGGCTGCGCCAAGTTCAAGATAACTGAGAAAGCGGTTGATGCCGACTTGAGAGGGAAGGATTAATATGATTTTTGATCTTAGCGATAAGAAATATTTGACGCTGGTTTTGTTGCCAATTTTTTTGATTATTTTTGGCTTATCGTTGGATATTTATGGCCTTCGAGACTGCGAGTCTATTGAGCAGGAGCTTAATGCTGTAGAGTCGGCTCTTAGCGACCAGCAAACTTTTTTAATCGATCCGGAAATTAAAAATAAAGGTCCTATCCGAACGGAAATTCGAAAACTGGAAAATCGGAGGAATCGTCTCAAAAAAGAGCTTGCCGATTGCCTTGACAGCGTATCCAGCATCAAAATCGTCGGCGTCGAATTTAATCAGGCAATTCAGTATTTTCAATCCCAACTTCTTCCCATCCCCGGCTCTCCGGAGGCTGGCCCAAAGCCTGACAATTCCGTCCCTCTCATAGCAGGAAAACCGACCGGCATTCGAGTTTATATCAATACACCCCAGTCTTTGATAAACGAGTCAGCGCCTGTTTTTATTAGCGGGAAACTGCTGGTTCGCCTTCGTTCGCCGCGGGGATTAGTTGAGGAACACATGATCGAGTCTCGCAATCGGGCCCTTGCGCTGGCGGCGAACCAGATTGATCGCGGTCGCATTGCACACACGCTTAATTTTACGATTCCATCACAGTGGAGCCGCGGTAAAATGGAGATTCAAATCAGTGCTTTCTTAAAACGGACCGCAGATCAAGCGATTGTTTCTTCGGATGCCCTCTTGCGGTCTATCGAGTTTGAGGCGATTCATAAAGTGGACGTCGTCGAACTTAGGGTTCAGCTCGTGAACGCGCAGGGCAATGTGGTGACTCCGGCAGTGCCTGAAGGTACTATAAGGACATCCTTGAATGCGCTTGCCGCAAGATTGATGCCGGTGGCCGGTTTTAATATCAGTTCGTTGGTTTTCAGCTCTACGCAAGCGTCAGCCGCAGGATTCATTGATTTCGAAGAGCACCGCTATCGCCCCTTGGTTGGAGACGCTGTCGTCGTAGCCGTTCTTCCCAATAGCGCCAGGGAAGTAGGATGCGGTAGACCATTGCGCCGAGCCGCGGCCGTGTATTTTGGCACCAGTGATTCGACTAATGTCGCCGAGGAATTTGGCCATGCTGTTTGCGGGCTCAGGCATCCGGGAGGCATCCGCTATCCCAGATATCAGACCAACTATGCGCCGGCTTTGACGAGCGATGGGCAGTTGCCTGAAAGGGTGATCGGCGAGTTTGGTTATGACCCCATATCTGAGACAATTTTTTGGCCCAATGCCAAGGATTTTATGAATGGCCAGCGATCTTTTTCTGGTTCTAGCGGCGCATGGATTTCTCCATTTCATTACGGTATTCTTTTAGACTGCTTTAGAAACCAAGAATGGCGCTGGCCATGCAATAGCCGCACCAATGAGCGTTGCACTGATCTTATCGAGCTTAATCCGCATGAGAACCCACGACCTGGGATATGTGACTAAAATAGAGTGGACACATTGACTTGGCTCGGATTGACTGCGGCCGCTTGCACGACAAGCTCCTATGTCCCCCAGGTTCTCAAAAGCTGGCGCAGCAGGAAGGTCAAAGACTTGTCTTTGGGGATGTACTCTTTGTTGACCTTCGGCATCGCGCTTTGGCTGATTTATGGCTTCCTAAAAAAAGACACGGCTTTGATCGCGGCTAATTCCATCAGTCTTTTGCTTTCTTCTTCGGTTCTCTATTTAAAAATCAGAACCCCCCAGTGATCACTCGCCGGGCCTTGTTTCTGCTTGTTTCCGCCAATGTGCTTGGGGGTTCGGCCTATGCTTTTGCGGGTTACGCCCTAAAAGCTTTTTCACCCCTTGAGCTTGTTTTTTGGCGGACTCTGCTCGCGTCTGTTCTGTTTCTGCCGTTTTTGTTCCTTGCCCGGCCTCTGAAGTTTACGCGCGAAGAATGGGCTCGGATGGCGTTTGTGGGCGTTTTCGGGTACGCCGCTCCCTTATTAATCGGCAATATCGGCCAAAAACTCTCCTCTGCGACCAATGCTTCTTTATTAATCGGGACCGAACCCGTGGCCATTGTTTTGCTTTCAGCCGTATTTTTGCGCGAGCCGTTGACCCTGTTGAAAATAATCGCCATCGCCGGCGGCGTGACCGGGGCCGCGTTCATTGTCTGCCAGGGCATTCCCTTCGTCAACGTGTCCATCGCGCCTCATTGGCGCGGAGATTTGCTGCTTTTGCTCCATGGCATTCTTTGGGCGCTTTATTCCATTGTCGGAAAACCGGTATTGCGCCGGGTTGATCCGATGATTTTTACGGCGATCACCACGCTTTTCGGTCTGGCGGCGATGAGCTTGATGCTGTTGCCGACCATGGGAGCGCCTCGCGTCGGTTCTTCCTCCTTTATTGCCGTCGCCAGCCTGGTTTATTTGGGGCTGGGGGTGAGCTTTCTGGGGACCATCGTATGGAACAAGGGTCTTGAGCTTGTCCCCGCTTCTCTGCTCGCCAATTTTATTTTTCTTCAGCCTTTGGTCGGCGTGATCCTGGGCGTCGGGCTTCATCGGGATCGTTTTACACTTTGGAGCGCGGCCGGCGGGGTTTTAATTCTGGCGGGCGTGTATTTTGCGGCCAAAAACAGCGAATCTTCACGCTCCCTTGATTTGAACTCATCCGGCTGTTAAGCTTGACTCATGAAGCGAATATTTTTGTGCGCGGCGGTTTTTTTGTTGGCCGGGGGGATTTGGGCCGACCCCGGCGGAAAAGGCAAGGGGAAGGGAAAAGGCAAAGTCCCTGAGAGCAGGGAAGAGAGGCCGGAGCGTATCCCCGCCTGCGGTTCCGGGCCAGAACTGACTCAATCCCCGTTGGCCATGGGCGATTTTCTAGGCTTGGTTCCCTTGGGCAATCTCAATCCAACGGGCCATGTTTTTCCCACGGACCATATGTATTTTTATATTCGCCGTTCGGGTAGCGATCCGGCGACCGTGCCTGTGGTGGCTCCCAGTGACGGCTGGATCACCCAAGTGGCGGCTTCGGAACATGTGGGCGCGGGTTTTACGGATTATCAAATCGCCATCTCACCTTGCCGGGAATTTAAATATTACTTTGGGCACGTTTCCAATATTCCGCCGAAACTCCTTCATCGTATCGGCGACTTCGCGGCTGCGGATTGCCATAGCTATTCCACCGGAGGCGAGACTTTCAATTATTGCCGCAAAGAAGTGCGGGTCAGGATCAGGGCCGGGCAGCGTCTGGGC is a genomic window of Elusimicrobiota bacterium containing:
- a CDS encoding SemiSWEET transporter yields the protein MDTLTWLGLTAAACTTSSYVPQVLKSWRSRKVKDLSLGMYSLLTFGIALWLIYGFLKKDTALIAANSISLLLSSSVLYLKIRTPQ
- a CDS encoding alpha/beta hydrolase; translated protein: MAAWPCLACKKETIQTAAGPIETAVSRPKGKGPFPLLVIAPAKQYTMEGKIFEELAHGAAGLGYYVVRFNWGYIPKKSEPSADLSAEAKELDAVIEHFRKESKVDAGRVVLAAKSFGTKVAMLGPEQKARALLLLTPNCDAERTFRKTYQPVFASTKKAHVVISVNDPYCDINQIHEALKDLGSRVTVHTLFGDHNFVLKSAASDINEKAAIQSSLNWLRQVQDN
- a CDS encoding EamA family transporter; translation: MITRRALFLLVSANVLGGSAYAFAGYALKAFSPLELVFWRTLLASVLFLPFLFLARPLKFTREEWARMAFVGVFGYAAPLLIGNIGQKLSSATNASLLIGTEPVAIVLLSAVFLREPLTLLKIIAIAGGVTGAAFIVCQGIPFVNVSIAPHWRGDLLLLLHGILWALYSIVGKPVLRRVDPMIFTAITTLFGLAAMSLMLLPTMGAPRVGSSSFIAVASLVYLGLGVSFLGTIVWNKGLELVPASLLANFIFLQPLVGVILGVGLHRDRFTLWSAAGGVLILAGVYFAAKNSESSRSLDLNSSGC